In Haloterrigena turkmenica DSM 5511, a single genomic region encodes these proteins:
- a CDS encoding FAD-dependent oxidoreductase, with the protein MTLSTVRRYQSGRVQQVGEHAAVIGGSLAGLCAARVLADGYDTVTIIEKDSLSDDSSFRRGVPQGPQIHALQEAGRATLEDLFPGFGEDIISAGGLLIDGASDFKFYDEGGFLADGTKRFPMYFATRPLFEHVIRRRVTSFENIELRTGCQFRDYLFDSETMTIEGIAVREGSDQKHIAADLVVDATGRTSRTPTWLDDHGFDAPDIDEVQIDLGYCTTAIRRPPDDRRTFFAAASPPRTRGGAVFPVEDNRWLVNLHGMNGDHPPTDPEGFTDFAASLPIPQIHRLVETYPQVWQDIESYPFPSNRRVHYENLDRFPDGLIVLGDALASFNPIYGQGMSVAALEALVLHHVLASVRGPNLALAFFDRVQTIIDTAWTMAIGADVQFSETTGPTPPGTGMFAWYLSRLTRKAHSDGELRDALARVASMEHPPTRLLRPSVAWRVLKPEILRGEHTSHVSSKAESRKTS; encoded by the coding sequence ATGACACTCTCAACGGTTCGACGCTACCAATCCGGCCGCGTCCAGCAGGTGGGTGAACACGCTGCCGTTATCGGTGGGAGTCTCGCCGGGTTGTGCGCTGCCCGCGTGCTAGCTGATGGCTACGACACCGTCACGATCATCGAAAAGGATTCGCTCTCCGACGATTCGAGCTTCCGACGCGGCGTCCCTCAGGGGCCACAGATCCATGCGCTTCAGGAAGCGGGCCGGGCTACATTGGAAGACTTATTTCCGGGGTTCGGAGAAGACATCATCTCCGCCGGAGGCCTGCTGATCGACGGTGCGAGCGACTTCAAGTTCTACGACGAAGGGGGGTTCCTCGCTGACGGGACGAAACGGTTTCCGATGTACTTCGCCACGCGGCCGCTGTTCGAACACGTCATTAGACGTCGGGTGACCAGTTTCGAAAACATCGAGCTCAGAACGGGGTGCCAGTTCAGAGATTACCTCTTCGATTCCGAGACGATGACGATCGAGGGGATTGCCGTCCGAGAAGGCTCCGACCAGAAGCACATCGCTGCCGATCTCGTTGTGGACGCCACCGGTCGGACGAGTCGGACTCCGACGTGGCTGGACGACCACGGCTTCGATGCGCCCGATATCGACGAGGTTCAGATCGACCTCGGGTATTGCACGACGGCCATTCGTCGTCCCCCGGACGATCGACGAACGTTCTTCGCTGCGGCATCGCCCCCGCGAACGCGGGGTGGTGCCGTGTTTCCCGTGGAGGATAACCGTTGGCTGGTAAACCTGCACGGAATGAACGGAGACCATCCCCCAACCGACCCGGAGGGGTTCACCGACTTCGCCGCGAGCCTGCCGATACCGCAGATACATCGACTCGTAGAAACCTACCCACAAGTCTGGCAGGACATCGAATCCTATCCGTTTCCGTCAAACCGGCGGGTTCACTACGAGAACCTCGATAGGTTCCCGGACGGTCTCATCGTCCTCGGTGATGCCCTCGCCAGCTTCAACCCGATTTATGGGCAGGGAATGTCCGTCGCGGCGTTGGAGGCGCTTGTGCTTCACCACGTGCTTGCGTCTGTTCGCGGCCCAAATCTCGCTCTCGCATTCTTCGACCGTGTCCAGACGATCATCGACACTGCTTGGACGATGGCTATCGGCGCTGACGTCCAGTTTTCCGAAACTACGGGGCCGACGCCACCGGGTACCGGGATGTTCGCGTGGTACCTCTCTCGGCTTACCCGCAAAGCGCACTCCGATGGTGAACTGCGTGACGCTCTCGCCCGCGTAGCCTCCATGGAACACCCTCCCACGAGGCTGCTTCGTCCGAGCGTCGCATGGCGGGTTCTCAAACCAGAGATTCTCCGAGGAGAGCACACAAGTCATGTTTCATCGAAAGCGGAATCCCGGAAAACGTCGTAG
- a CDS encoding helix-turn-helix transcriptional regulator has translation MPERDSELPTRALEDIAYLSRSANRVVILTELTEGQYSRGTLANQTDVSRATLDRIINELEERGWAKRTTEGNYAATAHGQHLMRRFKPFIESVETLHRLDDVLTWLPIDELSIGLEHFNDAVVRRPESEDPVEAIGFINDLLGNTSEFRVLAHLAPPEPLGATLHERVTARQMTMNGVITDELVEFLGSTPKRAKRWRALVEAGSELRQHEGPIPCNLWIFDETVLIKKSGPEPIDESYGVPIVSENDTVRSWAHDLIDEWMNAASPIDASAFEADPTAPGADSSGE, from the coding sequence ATGCCCGAAAGAGACAGCGAACTCCCGACCAGAGCGCTGGAGGACATCGCGTATCTCTCCCGGTCCGCCAATCGAGTCGTGATACTCACGGAGCTCACCGAGGGCCAGTACTCTCGGGGAACGTTGGCAAATCAAACGGATGTCTCGCGGGCGACGCTTGATCGGATCATCAACGAGTTGGAAGAGAGAGGGTGGGCAAAACGCACGACTGAAGGTAATTATGCGGCCACAGCCCACGGTCAGCATCTCATGCGACGGTTCAAGCCCTTCATCGAATCGGTCGAAACACTCCACCGTCTCGACGACGTGCTTACGTGGCTCCCGATCGACGAACTTTCCATCGGTCTTGAGCACTTCAACGACGCGGTCGTCCGGCGACCGGAATCCGAAGACCCTGTCGAGGCTATTGGGTTTATTAACGATCTCTTGGGGAACACGTCCGAGTTCAGGGTACTTGCTCATTTGGCACCACCTGAACCGCTTGGGGCGACGTTGCACGAGCGGGTCACCGCTAGACAGATGACCATGAATGGGGTCATTACCGATGAACTCGTCGAATTTCTCGGTTCTACTCCGAAGCGCGCCAAACGGTGGAGAGCGCTCGTTGAAGCTGGGAGCGAGCTCCGCCAACACGAGGGCCCCATCCCGTGCAACCTGTGGATCTTCGACGAGACGGTGCTGATTAAAAAAAGCGGTCCCGAACCGATCGACGAGTCGTACGGTGTGCCGATCGTCAGCGAAAACGATACGGTCCGTTCATGGGCCCACGATCTGATCGACGAGTGGATGAATGCCGCTTCCCCGATTGACGCCAGTGCGTTCGAAGCAGACCCGACAGCGCCAGGAGCCGATTCCAGCGGTGAGTGA
- a CDS encoding MEDS domain-containing protein: MSQQGERSDQPGTPGLESGLEALRQSPEFRGPVESLDGHDHANDHFALIYKNRDEQFAAAIPFIRQGLEQGERCLYVADDNSKAEVLEAMRARGIDVDGALDSGALSVHTEADTYRRTGTFNQDAILEFWEDSLTEATDEDGYTGIRAATEMTWALDENTSPDQLVEYEAALNSLFQNEDYTVMCQYNRERFPPEVLEDVIQTHPLLIHDNVISHNVYYTPPEEVFGPEQPADRVDRMMGTLRERTEAKTELQRSKEHEQAQQRLYEIVADSDLPFDDKLQAVLELGCERFDLEYGGIARIDPATDLFEVETIRGDHDHLVPGEQYPLSETYCRSVADDGETAVVTDPVSEGFEGKLCYERFGVQTYLGTRLEVDGDDDRTFFFASNEPREEGFSEAERTFHHLMGQWVEYELERRQAAEALREQTHTLETINQVGNSLAAELDLENLVQKVTDAGTEITGAEFGAFFYNVIDDQGESYTLYTLSGVPDEAFEDFPMPRNTEVFGPTFHGEGVVRSDDITNDPRYGNNAPYNGMPEGHLPVCSYLAVPVISNSGEVHGGLFFGHSEPGVFTEKDENIITGISAQAAVAIDNARLYETARESEQRFRALVTASSEAVFRMGPDWDEMQHLEAQGFLADTNEPTSDWLDKYIHPNDQERVMEAVNEAVRTKSTFELEHRVEQVDGSLGWSFTRAVPMLNEDGDIEEWIGMASDVTERKRRQQELEQTNAQLERSNAELKRFAYAASHDLQEPLRMVSSYVQLLEQRYADDLDADAQEYIEFAVDGADRMREMIDALLQYSRLNTSDKEFEPVDCNDVLAQATDNLQIAIEESSAEITSDSLPTVMGDEQQLVQLFQNLLDNAITYAGDEPPHIHVTAEKQNDEWVLSVQDNGIGIGSEKAEEIFEVFNRLHTTDEYAGTGIGLALCQRIVDIHNGRIWVESELGEGSTFSFTVPEKKASKSA; the protein is encoded by the coding sequence ATGAGTCAACAGGGCGAACGCAGTGACCAACCGGGGACGCCGGGTCTCGAAAGCGGCCTCGAGGCATTGCGTCAGAGTCCTGAGTTTCGCGGCCCGGTCGAATCCCTCGATGGTCACGACCACGCCAACGACCATTTCGCACTCATATATAAGAACCGGGACGAGCAGTTCGCGGCCGCCATCCCGTTCATCCGCCAGGGGCTCGAGCAGGGCGAGCGATGCCTGTACGTCGCGGATGACAACTCGAAAGCAGAAGTACTGGAAGCGATGCGGGCCCGCGGCATTGACGTGGACGGTGCCCTCGACTCGGGTGCGCTCTCCGTCCACACGGAGGCGGACACGTACCGCAGGACCGGCACGTTCAATCAGGATGCGATACTGGAGTTCTGGGAGGACTCCCTAACGGAGGCAACAGACGAGGACGGCTACACGGGAATCAGGGCAGCCACCGAGATGACGTGGGCGCTGGATGAGAATACGAGCCCCGATCAATTGGTTGAGTACGAAGCGGCCCTCAACTCTCTGTTCCAGAACGAGGACTACACCGTCATGTGTCAGTATAATCGCGAGCGGTTCCCACCCGAGGTGCTCGAAGACGTCATCCAGACCCACCCGCTCCTCATCCACGACAACGTGATCTCTCACAACGTCTACTACACCCCACCCGAGGAGGTCTTCGGCCCCGAGCAGCCAGCCGACAGGGTCGATCGGATGATGGGGACGCTGCGCGAGCGAACCGAGGCGAAGACGGAACTCCAGCGATCGAAGGAACACGAGCAGGCCCAGCAGAGATTGTACGAGATCGTTGCCGATTCCGACCTGCCGTTCGACGACAAACTCCAGGCGGTACTCGAGCTCGGCTGCGAGCGGTTCGACCTCGAATACGGCGGGATCGCCCGCATCGATCCGGCGACCGATCTGTTCGAGGTGGAGACCATACGCGGGGACCACGACCACCTCGTCCCGGGCGAGCAGTATCCGCTCTCCGAAACCTACTGCCGATCGGTGGCGGACGACGGAGAAACCGCTGTCGTCACCGACCCCGTAAGCGAGGGGTTCGAGGGGAAACTGTGCTACGAGCGCTTCGGCGTCCAGACGTACCTCGGAACCCGACTCGAAGTCGATGGTGACGACGATCGGACGTTCTTCTTCGCCTCGAACGAACCACGGGAGGAGGGGTTCTCTGAGGCCGAACGCACGTTCCACCACCTGATGGGGCAGTGGGTGGAGTACGAACTCGAACGGAGGCAGGCCGCGGAGGCGCTGCGCGAACAAACCCACACTCTCGAAACGATCAACCAGGTGGGCAACTCGTTGGCGGCCGAACTCGACCTCGAGAATCTGGTGCAGAAGGTGACAGACGCCGGTACGGAAATAACCGGCGCGGAGTTCGGTGCCTTCTTCTATAACGTCATCGACGACCAGGGAGAATCCTACACGCTCTATACCCTCTCGGGCGTTCCCGACGAGGCGTTCGAAGACTTCCCGATGCCGCGCAATACGGAGGTCTTCGGCCCGACCTTTCACGGCGAGGGGGTCGTCCGTTCGGACGACATCACCAACGATCCGCGCTACGGTAACAACGCGCCCTACAACGGGATGCCCGAAGGCCATCTGCCCGTCTGCAGTTACCTGGCGGTTCCCGTAATCTCGAACTCCGGTGAAGTACACGGCGGGCTTTTCTTCGGCCATTCTGAACCGGGCGTCTTCACCGAGAAGGACGAAAACATCATCACCGGGATTTCCGCTCAAGCGGCCGTAGCCATCGATAACGCTCGTCTGTACGAAACGGCGCGCGAAAGCGAGCAGCGATTCCGGGCGCTGGTCACCGCGAGTTCCGAAGCCGTGTTTCGCATGGGCCCCGATTGGGACGAAATGCAACACCTCGAAGCCCAGGGCTTCCTCGCCGACACGAACGAACCGACCAGCGACTGGCTCGACAAATACATTCACCCGAACGACCAGGAGCGCGTCATGGAGGCCGTCAACGAAGCCGTCCGGACAAAGAGCACGTTCGAGCTCGAACACCGAGTAGAGCAGGTCGATGGCAGCCTGGGCTGGTCGTTCACGCGTGCGGTACCGATGCTGAACGAGGACGGTGACATCGAGGAATGGATCGGGATGGCGAGCGACGTTACCGAGCGCAAGCGTCGCCAGCAGGAACTCGAACAAACTAACGCGCAACTGGAACGCTCGAACGCCGAATTGAAGCGGTTCGCCTACGCCGCCTCCCACGACCTCCAGGAGCCGTTACGGATGGTGTCGAGTTATGTCCAACTGCTCGAACAACGATATGCCGACGATCTCGATGCCGACGCACAGGAGTACATCGAGTTCGCCGTCGATGGTGCCGACCGGATGCGCGAGATGATCGATGCGTTGCTGCAGTATTCACGGCTCAACACGAGTGACAAAGAATTCGAACCCGTGGACTGTAATGACGTGCTCGCCCAGGCGACGGATAATCTTCAAATCGCCATCGAAGAGAGCAGCGCCGAGATTACCTCGGATTCACTGCCCACGGTCATGGGCGACGAGCAGCAACTGGTGCAGCTGTTCCAAAATCTGCTCGATAATGCTATTACGTACGCTGGTGATGAGCCGCCGCATATTCACGTCACCGCTGAGAAGCAAAACGATGAATGGGTGCTGTCGGTCCAGGATAACGGAATCGGGATCGGTTCGGAAAAGGCTGAGGAGATCTTTGAGGTGTTCAACCGCCTCCACACCACTGACGAGTATGCCGGCACTGGTATCGGCCTCGCACTCTGCCAACGGATCGTTGATATTCACAACGGCCGCATTTGGGTTGAGTCGGAACTCGGTGAGGGGTCGACTTTCTCATTCACAGTTCCCGAGAAGAAAGCGAGCAAATCCGCATAG
- a CDS encoding helix-turn-helix transcriptional regulator, translating to MLPKTAITPLDDIEFLARSEHRVTALAALARRPQSRADLIEMTGTSRSTIGRTLREFEQRQWIEKDGHQFEATQLGGFVAAGMRELIDRLETEQRLRDVWQWLPSETSGFTIEMASDAVVTVAGADDPYSPMRRFESLLRDTTTVRFLRPEVALMDLCFDLLYQRVEDGVDMTLIDRPECHTYFLSTYPNRSSKMVKRDNFTILEHDDFPPYGIGLLDDCVAISCYEQGNGTVHAVIDTDAPAVREWAESTYESYRREARPHALESVAE from the coding sequence ATGTTACCAAAGACCGCGATCACTCCCCTCGACGACATCGAGTTTCTCGCGCGGTCTGAACATCGCGTTACCGCGCTCGCAGCACTGGCCAGGCGGCCCCAGAGCCGAGCCGACCTCATAGAGATGACCGGGACTTCGAGGTCTACGATCGGGCGCACGTTGCGCGAGTTCGAACAACGACAGTGGATCGAGAAGGACGGCCACCAGTTCGAGGCCACACAGCTGGGTGGATTCGTCGCGGCGGGCATGCGGGAACTGATCGACCGGCTCGAAACGGAGCAACGGCTTCGGGACGTCTGGCAGTGGCTCCCGTCCGAGACGAGCGGCTTCACCATCGAAATGGCGTCCGATGCGGTCGTGACGGTTGCCGGGGCTGACGACCCGTATAGCCCGATGCGACGATTCGAGTCGCTTCTCCGGGACACCACCACGGTACGGTTTCTTCGCCCCGAAGTTGCGCTGATGGATCTCTGTTTCGACCTTCTCTACCAACGGGTCGAAGACGGCGTAGACATGACGCTGATCGACCGGCCGGAGTGCCACACATACTTTCTTTCGACGTACCCGAACCGCAGTTCGAAGATGGTGAAGCGGGACAATTTCACGATTCTCGAGCATGACGACTTCCCTCCGTACGGAATCGGTCTTCTCGATGACTGCGTTGCGATCAGCTGTTACGAGCAGGGCAACGGCACCGTACATGCCGTAATCGATACCGACGCACCGGCGGTCCGCGAGTGGGCAGAATCGACGTACGAATCCTACCGACGCGAGGCGCGACCACACGCCCTCGAATCAGTCGCGGAGTGA
- a CDS encoding MBL fold metallo-hydrolase: MATAEETSKRIVQRRTMRIPWNIESHLREEQVGTEVADGVYQLCSTMTNMYLIEGDDGLTLVDAGLPAHMDLLQAGLERIEADISDINAVILTHIDPDHIGLAEPLRKEGIPVWVHEDGEEVALEGLGKPPIGFFLLMWRPAFVRFIRALMKDGMGDEEPIAEVNTFTEGQVLDVPGQPEVIHTPGHREGHCSFWLPDSRILFAGDALITLDIMSGKAVDPEPVRGGDLFNFNKEQQEDSARKLATLGQVSLLPGHVDPWRGDLGELYSPAD, translated from the coding sequence ATGGCAACAGCAGAAGAAACCTCAAAAAGAATCGTCCAGCGGCGGACCATGAGAATCCCTTGGAACATAGAATCCCATCTCAGGGAAGAGCAAGTGGGTACGGAAGTGGCCGATGGTGTCTACCAGCTCTGTTCAACCATGACCAATATGTACCTCATCGAGGGCGATGATGGACTGACATTGGTCGATGCGGGATTGCCTGCTCACATGGACCTGCTGCAGGCCGGGCTCGAACGAATTGAGGCCGATATATCCGATATTAACGCGGTGATTCTAACGCATATAGATCCGGATCATATCGGACTGGCTGAACCGCTTCGGAAGGAGGGGATCCCCGTTTGGGTCCACGAAGATGGTGAAGAAGTAGCTTTGGAAGGCCTAGGCAAGCCGCCTATAGGATTCTTCCTCCTCATGTGGCGACCCGCTTTTGTGCGATTTATCCGCGCTCTGATGAAGGATGGCATGGGTGACGAGGAACCGATCGCCGAGGTTAACACATTCACTGAAGGTCAGGTACTGGACGTCCCCGGTCAGCCCGAAGTGATCCATACACCGGGACATAGGGAGGGGCACTGTTCATTCTGGTTGCCGGATTCTCGAATCCTCTTCGCTGGCGACGCGCTCATAACGCTGGATATAATGAGTGGAAAGGCCGTGGATCCTGAGCCCGTGCGAGGAGGGGACCTGTTCAACTTTAATAAAGAGCAACAAGAGGACTCCGCACGCAAATTGGCCACTCTCGGCCAAGTCTCCCTGCTCCCAGGACATGTTGACCCGTGGAGGGGAGATCTCGGGGAGCTTTATTCTCCCGCTGATTAA
- a CDS encoding FAD-binding oxidoreductase gives MAVHASPVDDNAVSDLQEQFRGTLLRPNDDGYDEARTIWNAMIDRTPAVITQCEGVADVIAAVNFGRDHDLPIAVRGGGHNAAGNAVCDDGLVIDLSPMASVRVDPVAQTARVGPGATLGDLDHETLAFGLATPLGFVSETGVAGLTLGGGFGYLSRKYGMTVDNLRSVDVVTAEGELVHASEDEYPDLFWGVRGGGGNFGVVTSFEFDLHEVEPEVLAGLIIHRVEDAPDVIRHWRDFVADVPDELTVWVIVLAAPPASFIPDAYHGSTVVAVLPIYLGDLEEGMALIEPLRELGDPVGDNVEPRSYAAWQQFFDPANASGARNYWKSLNFTEFPDETIDTCLEYGLTRPTPETKLGLVHLGGATTRLPADATAYPHRDAEFVVNITARWDDPEQDDECIGWTQEAHDALAEYSTDGTYVNFISEQAGEEGFAYGENHDRLVEVKTEYDPENLFRLNQNIEPTA, from the coding sequence ATGGCAGTTCACGCGTCCCCGGTAGACGACAACGCAGTTAGCGACCTTCAGGAACAGTTTCGTGGGACGCTGCTCCGTCCGAACGACGATGGCTACGACGAGGCCAGAACGATCTGGAACGCGATGATCGATCGAACGCCGGCAGTCATAACCCAGTGTGAGGGGGTCGCAGACGTGATCGCAGCCGTGAACTTCGGCCGCGATCACGACCTGCCCATCGCTGTCAGAGGTGGAGGACACAACGCCGCCGGGAACGCCGTCTGTGACGACGGGCTAGTAATCGACCTCTCACCGATGGCGTCGGTACGAGTCGATCCCGTAGCCCAAACCGCACGTGTCGGGCCCGGGGCGACGCTAGGTGACCTCGACCACGAGACGCTGGCGTTCGGGCTCGCCACGCCGTTGGGCTTCGTCTCCGAGACCGGCGTCGCCGGACTAACGCTCGGGGGCGGCTTTGGCTACCTCTCGCGCAAGTACGGGATGACGGTCGATAATCTCCGCTCTGTAGACGTGGTCACCGCTGAAGGCGAGTTAGTCCACGCAAGCGAGGACGAATATCCCGACCTGTTCTGGGGCGTCCGTGGTGGCGGAGGCAATTTCGGGGTCGTTACCTCCTTCGAGTTCGACCTCCACGAGGTCGAGCCGGAGGTCCTCGCCGGGTTGATTATCCATCGAGTCGAGGATGCCCCCGACGTGATCCGTCACTGGCGAGATTTCGTTGCCGACGTTCCCGACGAACTCACCGTCTGGGTGATCGTATTGGCCGCACCCCCGGCTTCGTTCATCCCGGACGCGTACCACGGGAGCACTGTCGTCGCTGTCCTCCCCATTTACCTCGGAGATCTGGAGGAGGGGATGGCGCTGATCGAACCGCTGCGGGAGCTCGGCGATCCCGTCGGGGACAACGTGGAGCCGCGCTCGTACGCAGCGTGGCAGCAGTTCTTCGATCCCGCAAACGCGTCGGGTGCCCGGAACTACTGGAAGTCGCTCAACTTCACCGAGTTCCCCGACGAGACGATCGACACGTGCCTGGAGTACGGCCTGACGCGACCGACCCCGGAGACGAAGCTCGGCTTGGTCCATCTGGGTGGTGCTACGACTCGCCTACCGGCGGACGCGACCGCCTACCCTCACCGAGACGCGGAATTCGTCGTGAACATCACTGCTCGCTGGGACGATCCAGAGCAGGACGACGAGTGTATCGGGTGGACGCAAGAGGCACACGACGCCCTGGCCGAGTATTCGACCGACGGGACGTACGTGAACTTCATCAGCGAGCAAGCAGGCGAAGAGGGATTCGCCTACGGCGAGAACCACGACCGCCTCGTCGAGGTAAAAACCGAGTACGACCCAGAGAACCTCTTCCGGCTAAACCAGAATATCGAGCCGACCGCCTAA
- a CDS encoding OsmC family protein yields MSITHGVDVEQLGQAVETITEEPEGGQFRFRAKTEWTDGLQCVTTIDDFDQAGERVHTQEFHVKGDEPEQILGKRSAPNAVELLLAALGSCLSVGYAANAAAMGIELRDLRFELEGDVDLRGFLGISEDVRAGYNTVTCTAYIDANASEEELAELRDRVEATSPLLDNITNAVPLETDVVPVQKGE; encoded by the coding sequence ATGAGCATCACTCACGGCGTAGATGTAGAGCAACTCGGCCAGGCGGTCGAAACAATCACGGAGGAACCAGAAGGCGGCCAATTCCGGTTCCGCGCGAAAACCGAATGGACCGACGGCCTGCAATGTGTGACTACGATCGACGATTTCGATCAGGCCGGCGAACGAGTTCACACCCAGGAGTTCCACGTCAAGGGGGACGAACCGGAACAGATCCTCGGGAAACGGTCGGCACCGAACGCGGTCGAGCTTCTGCTCGCCGCCCTCGGCTCGTGTCTGAGCGTCGGCTACGCGGCCAACGCCGCCGCCATGGGTATCGAACTCCGTGACCTCCGGTTCGAACTGGAAGGGGACGTTGACCTCCGAGGATTCCTCGGCATCTCCGAGGACGTCCGAGCCGGATACAACACGGTGACCTGTACCGCCTACATCGACGCGAACGCGTCAGAGGAGGAACTTGCCGAACTCCGAGACCGGGTCGAAGCCACCTCGCCGCTGCTGGACAACATCACGAATGCCGTCCCGCTCGAAACCGACGTCGTCCCCGTACAGAAGGGCGAGTAA
- a CDS encoding methyltransferase domain-containing protein → MSKSLDVDKLEREVKTVYRNVAEAPTDEHHFEMGRPLAKRLGYPASDLDRVPAEAIDSFAGVGYHFDLADPQEGEDVLDLGSGSGMDAFVAALHVGDAGSVTGLDMTDGQLAKARRLRDEAGMENVSFEQGYIEDLPFADESFDVVVSNGVINLSAEKEHVFAEVNRVLGPDGRLALSDIISETRMPESIKSNADLWAACIGGAEQVTAYTDMIETPGFEDVKVRENPQYEFISDQATNACQKYGVKSISLGARKNNQ, encoded by the coding sequence ATGTCGAAATCACTCGACGTCGATAAGCTAGAGCGAGAAGTCAAGACCGTCTACCGGAACGTCGCAGAGGCGCCGACCGACGAGCATCACTTCGAGATGGGACGCCCGTTAGCGAAGCGGCTCGGCTATCCGGCATCTGATCTCGACCGAGTGCCAGCAGAGGCTATCGACTCCTTCGCTGGCGTCGGATATCACTTCGACCTCGCCGATCCTCAGGAGGGCGAGGACGTACTCGATCTCGGTAGCGGGTCGGGAATGGACGCCTTCGTCGCGGCGCTTCACGTCGGTGACGCCGGGAGCGTGACTGGGCTAGACATGACCGACGGGCAACTGGCAAAGGCAAGGCGACTGCGTGACGAAGCCGGGATGGAGAACGTCTCGTTCGAACAGGGGTACATCGAAGACCTCCCGTTCGCCGACGAGTCGTTCGACGTCGTCGTATCCAATGGCGTCATCAATCTCTCTGCCGAGAAAGAGCACGTCTTCGCAGAGGTGAATCGCGTACTCGGGCCAGATGGCCGGTTGGCACTCTCCGACATCATCAGCGAAACCCGGATGCCCGAGAGCATCAAATCCAACGCGGATCTCTGGGCGGCCTGCATCGGTGGTGCCGAACAGGTCACCGCCTATACCGACATGATCGAAACGCCCGGCTTCGAGGACGTCAAAGTCCGGGAGAATCCACAGTACGAGTTCATCTCGGATCAAGCGACGAACGCGTGCCAGAAGTACGGCGTGAAAAGCATCTCGCTGGGCGCTCGGAAGAACAATCAATAA
- a CDS encoding class I SAM-dependent methyltransferase: MAEALCEAVDPHPGQRVLDVACGSGTAALIAERRYCDVTGLDYVPGLIERAKTRARANGQEIDFQVGDAQDMPFPDDSFDAVLSVYGVQFAPDQERAARELLRVCKPGGKIGLAGPIPDGWSGDWFAAHAQYVPPPPDVPSPLRWGTDDGLEELLGASTRSIESDRRTALQYYRSIDHAVDVFNTYFGPTIQALKMLDTDSQERFRTDLGHVFDRYNRATDGTAIVENQYLQTVATPV; the protein is encoded by the coding sequence ATGGCCGAGGCACTCTGTGAAGCCGTCGATCCACATCCCGGACAACGAGTCCTGGACGTGGCGTGTGGGAGCGGCACAGCGGCGCTGATCGCGGAGCGACGGTACTGTGACGTCACGGGCCTCGACTACGTACCTGGATTGATCGAACGAGCGAAAACCCGGGCGCGGGCCAACGGGCAAGAGATCGACTTCCAGGTCGGTGATGCCCAGGACATGCCCTTCCCCGACGACAGCTTCGACGCGGTACTCTCGGTGTACGGCGTACAGTTCGCACCCGACCAGGAACGGGCGGCACGTGAACTGCTTCGGGTATGCAAACCGGGCGGCAAAATCGGTCTGGCAGGGCCGATTCCCGACGGGTGGAGCGGCGACTGGTTCGCTGCTCATGCGCAATACGTTCCTCCACCACCCGATGTCCCATCGCCCCTCCGCTGGGGCACCGACGACGGGCTCGAGGAGTTACTCGGCGCTAGCACTCGGTCGATCGAAAGTGACCGACGAACTGCGCTCCAGTACTATCGGTCGATCGACCATGCGGTGGACGTGTTCAACACGTACTTCGGCCCGACGATCCAGGCGCTCAAGATGCTTGATACTGATTCGCAAGAGCGCTTCCGAACTGACCTCGGGCACGTATTCGACCGCTATAACCGTGCGACGGATGGGACTGCAATCGTCGAGAATCAGTACCTACAGACCGTTGCAACTCCCGTGTAG